A stretch of Coccidioides posadasii str. Silveira chromosome 2, complete sequence DNA encodes these proteins:
- a CDS encoding uncharacterized protein (EggNog:ENOG410PHFT~COG:G~TransMembrane:10 (i92-112o132-154i175-203o215-235i284-303o315-335i347-364o370-394i406-423o435-456i)) has protein sequence MGASGEKQMGETPTVLDRVETAEEPALYEKELAQQAGRDYAGATPKTDPKEIKLVRKLDFRIMPTLFAMYFLNYVDRNTIAQARLNSLEKDLGMHGTQFNTTVSILFVGYILTQVPSNMLITRVPPSIYMSTWMVIWATVSACTALVQSYAGMVSPKFYPGATYILSIFYTRKEVAARIAVLYAAQILATGVSGLIAAGVFYGLDDVRGISGWRWLFIIEGCVTAVVAFAGFWLLPNTPSTTRWLKPEERELAHARIEMDKMGESEQASTMEGLRQACRDKRTWIFCLMQNFHLSACGFNSFFPTVVKTIGFNTTITLLLTCPPFIFAGIVGILFGYSSGRFHERTWHITVGLTTAIVGFVIAACTLNTAGRYIACFIFPIGAYSVNSVIIGWASSTLSQTREKRAVILAMTNIGGQIGYIYGAYVWPDYDSPRYVIGFSSSAAFALCSIFCAWWMRYLLKRENKRLKEVHGSDLINYYGY, from the exons ATGGGAGCCAGTGGCGAAAAGCAGATGGGAGAGACTCCCACCGTCCTTGATCGTGTCGAAACCGCGGAAGAGCCGGCTTTGTATGAAAAAGAACTCGCCCAACAGGCAGGCCGCGACTATGCTGGTGCCACACCAAAGACTGACCCCAAGGAGATCAAGCTTGTCAGGAAGCTCGATTTCCGCATAATG CCAACACTGTTTGCCATGTACTTTCTCAACTACGTTGATAGGAACACTATTGCCCAAGCTCGGCTGAATAGTTTAGAAAAGGATCTGGGGATGCATGGCACCCAGTTCAACACCACGGTTTCCATCCTCTTTGTTGGCTATATTTTAACTCAAGTTCCAAGCAATATGTTGATCACGAGGGTACCACCAAGTATCTACATGAGCACCTGGATGGTTATCTGGGCCACTGTTTCAG CATGTACTGCCCTGGTTCAGTCATATGCCGGGATGGTG AGCCCAAAGTTTTATCCTGGAGCTACATATATACTGTCCATATTTTATACGCGGAAAG AGGTTGCAGCACGTATTGCAGTCTTATACGCTGCACAGATTCTGGCCACAGGAGTGTCTGGTCTCATTGCCGCCGGGGTATTCTATGGCCTTGACGATGTAAGGGGGATTTCTGGATGGAGATG GCTTTTTATCATTGAAGGATGTGTGACAGCCGTTGTGGCTTTCGCTGGATTCTGGTTATTACCAAATACTCCCAGTACAACTCGTTGGCTAAAACCGGAAGAACGCGAACTCGCCCATGCGAGAATTGAAATGGATAAGATGGGTGAATCAGAGCAGGCATCGACAATGGAAGGCCTCCGACAGGCCTGCAGGGACAAACGGACCTGGATTTTTTGCCTAATGCAAAACTTCCATTTATCGGCGTGTGGTTTCAACAGCTTCTTCCCCAC TGTTGTTAAAACAATTGGCTTCAACACGACGATCACATTGCTCCTCACATGCCCCCCCTTCATCTTTGCTGGTATAGTTGGAATTCTTTTCGGATACAGCTCTGGTCGGTTCCATGAACGCACTTGGCACATCACCGTGGGCCTCACGACCGCGATTGTCGGGTTCGTGATCGCAGCATGTACACTTAACACTGCCGGGCGGTATATCGCGTGCTTTATCTTCCCGATTGGAGCATATTCCGTAAATTCGGTGATAATCGGGTGGGCATCATCCACACTATCACAGACAAGAGAAAAGCGAGCT GTGATTCTCGCTATGACAAACATCGGTGGGCAAATTGGCTACATTTACGGCGCGTATGTGTGGCCCGACTATGATTCTCCCCGATATGTGATCGGGTTCAGTTCGTCGGCCGCCTTCGCTTTGTGTTCGATATTTTGTGCTTGGTGGATGAGATATTTGTTGAAGAGGGAGAATAAGCGGCTGAAGGAGGTCCATGGGTCGGATCTGATTAATTATTACGGATATTAA
- a CDS encoding uncharacterized protein (EggNog:ENOG410PPR9~COG:S~BUSCO:15448at33183), producing MSSEDMELAVKHFFSSPRFAVAGASTDASKFGYKLLAWYHQHSLPVTPLNPKAPEIQLRSKSYATVKSPSELSSPTQTSLSIVTPPKVTREILKEAHALNIPAVWLQPGTFDDEILEYAKKNFKAAIGGEGGNGGEGWCVLVDGEDGLEAAGRDWTLQKL from the exons ATGTCTTCGGAAGATATGGAACTCGCTGTCAAACACTTCTTCTCATCCCCGCGCTTCGCCGTGGCGGGTGCAAGCACTGATGCGAGCAAGTTTGGCTACAAAT TGCTCGCCTGGTACCACCAGCACTCACTGCCAGTAACCCCGCTCAACCCCAAGGCTCCCGAAATCCAGCTGCGCTCAAAGTCCTATGCCACGGTGAAATCACCATCCGAGCTCTCCTCTCCAACACAAACGTCACTATCAATAGTTACCCCGCCAAAAGTGACCCGGGAGATTTTGAAGGAGGCGCATGCCCTAAATATTCCTGCTGTGTGGCTGCAACCAGGGACCTTTGATGATGAAATCCTCGAGTATGCGAAGAAGAACTTCAAGGCGGCGATTGGGGGTGAGGGTGGGAATGGAGGTGAGGGATGGTGTGTGTTGGTGGATGGTGAGGACGGCTTGGAGGCTGCGGGCAGAGACTGGACACTCCAGAAGCTGTAA
- a CDS encoding uncharacterized protein (EggNog:ENOG410PWQR~BUSCO:12588at33183), translating into MTPLESPMAGDFFLDSPVPPKLDLTGARSQFYRSPRTPSATSSLSRSVTSSGHPNSRKRARYGYNDFDSHHTSSSLAWGGDLSTQFTDPTSPAPLANTDYRLAGGGLEAHKVPLASAGTALELEDNGAELDYRPSRYSTYPLTTGEGNKRKRERPTSAGNDTEEIDDSSVSTSFGWGRAVMNLVGGVAGKVWDFCWSGAFRGFYAGGGRGYDMDAPAVTAEVTPSLDQSAWEKLNQLESPLTPKPLISNDPASIDRPQPDSDWVLVKTEKRFGETTPSSLPRRVNRRGSLTHHGGLRRQGAKSTPKKPSLIPVRPSSSLAQKYQSSSTFSPSSPAPSNPSRTPNESPLALEAQRYAAKIRRREKEEDASIRRLNQQLKAMIREGKEALGTKIEIDETMDVDDYE; encoded by the coding sequence aTGACACCTTTGGAATCACCCATGGCTGGTGATTTCTTCCTCGATAGCCCTGTTCCCCCGAAGCTCGACCTCACTGGTGCACGGTCACAGTTCTATCGCTCTCCTCGAACTCCATCCGCGACATCGTCCCTCAGTCGTTCGGTAACGTCTTCAGGTCACCCAAACAGTCGCAAGCGTGCAAGATACGGCTATAATGACTTCGATAGCCATCATACATCAAGCAGTCTCGCATGGGGAGGAGACCTCTCAACTCAGTTTACTGATCCGACCAGCCCTGCTCCGCTTGCGAATACCGACTACAGATTAGCTGGCGGGGGTTTGGAAGCACACAAAGTGCCCCTTGCATCTGCTGGAACGGCACTGGAGCTTGAAGATAATGGAGCGGAGCTAGACTATAGACCTAGTCGATACTCTACGTATCCGCTAACAACAGGTGAAGGGAATAAGAGGAAACGAGAAAGGCCGACCTCGGCTGGCAATGACACAGAAGAAATTGATGATTCATCTGTATCGACATCGTTTGGCTGGGGAAGAGCCGTGATGAACCTGGTTGGAGGAGTCGCAGGAAAAGTCTGGGACTTCTGTTGGTCTGGTGCATTCCGTGGTTTCTATGCTGGCGGAGGGAGAGGCTACGATATGGATGCCCCAGCAGTGACTGCGGAGGTCACGCCGTCTCTCGATCAAAGTGCCTGGGAGAAGCTAAATCAGCTTGAAAGCCCGCTGACCCCAAAACCTTTGATATCAAATGACCCCGCTTCCATCGATAGACCCCAACCAGACAGCGATTGGGTGCTGGTTAAGACCGAGAAACGTTTCGGCGAAACCACTCCGTCATCTTTGCCCCGCAGGGTTAATCGTCGAGGTAGTTTGACACACCACGGTGGTTTGCGAAGGCAAGGTGCCAAATCTACACCAAAGAAGCCTAGTTTGATTCCGGTCAGACCATCCTCCTCACTGGCCCAGAAATATCAGTCCTCTTCCACTTTTTCACCCAGCTCTCCAGCTCCCAGTAATCCTTCAAGAACACCGAATGAGAGCCCTCTCGCTCTCGAGGCCCAGCGATATGCCGCGAAGATCCGTCGCAGGGAAAAGGAGGAAGACGCAAGCATTCGTCGACTAAACCAACAACTAAAAGCTATGATCcgggaaggaaaagaagcgCTGGGGACGAAAATTGAAATTGACGAGACGATGGACGTTGATGACTACgaatga